A part of Aurantimicrobium sp. MWH-Uga1 genomic DNA contains:
- the rpmA gene encoding 50S ribosomal protein L27, protein MAHKKGASSTRNGRDSNAQRLGVKRFGGQKVLAGEIIVRQRGTHFHPGVNVGRGGDDTLFALAAGAVEFGNKGGRKVVNIVTV, encoded by the coding sequence ATGGCACATAAAAAGGGTGCGAGCTCCACTCGCAACGGTCGTGACTCCAACGCACAGCGCCTCGGTGTGAAGCGCTTCGGTGGTCAGAAGGTCCTTGCCGGCGAAATCATCGTTCGCCAGCGCGGTACTCACTTCCACCCCGGTGTGAACGTCGGACGTGGTGGCGATGACACTCTCTTCGCCCTCGCAGCAGGTGCTGTTGAGTTCGGGAACAAGGGTGGCCGCAAGGTCGTCAACATTGTGACTGTCTAA